The Nocardioides ochotonae genome segment CGAGGTCGACCACCATGCCGTCCTCGGCGATGACGACGTTCTCGACGCCGGTGGCCTTGGCGAGCTCGCCGTTGGCCAGCAGGTGCCGGATCTCGCCGTGCACCGGCATCACGTTGCGCGGCTGCACGATGTTGTAGCAGTACAGGAGCTCGCCGGCGCTGGCGTGCCCGGAGACGTGCACCATCGCGTTGCCCTTGTGCACCACTCGCGCGCCCCAGCGGGCCAGGCCGTTGATGACGCGGTAGACGGCGTTCTCGTTGCCCGGGATCAGGCTCGAGGCGAGCAGGACGGTGTCGCCCTCCTCGATGTGCACGAAGTTGTGGTTGCGCTGCGCGATCCGGCTCAGCGCGCTCATCGGCTCGCCCTGCGAACCGGTCGAGATCAGCACCTGGCGCTCGGGGGCCAGGTGCGCGAGCTCCTTGGCCTCGACCATCACGCCCTCGGGCACGGTGAGGTAGCCCAGGTCGCGGGCGATCGCCATGTTGCGCACCATCGAGCGCCCGACGTAGGCGACCTTGCGGTTGTGCGCCACGGCGGCGTCGAGGACCTGCTGGACACGGTGCACGTGGGAGGCGAAGCAGGCCACGATGATGCGCTGGGAGGACTCGCGGAAGACCTGGTCGATGACCGGGGTGATGTTCTTCTCCGCGGGCGTGAACCCGGGCGTCTCGGCGTTCGTGGAGTCGGTGAGGAACAGGTCGACGCCCGCCTCGCCGAGACGGGCGAAGGCGCGCAGGTCGGTGATCCGGCCGTCCAGCGGGAGCTGGTCCATCTTGAAGTCGCCGGTGTGCAGCACGACCCCGGCGCCGGTGCGGATCGCGACGGCGAGCGCGTCGGGGATCGAGTGGTTGACCGCGACGAACTCGAGCTCGAAGGGCCCGAAGGTCATGGTGTCGCCCTCGCGCACCTTGTGGTGCACGGTCTGGCGCAGCCGGTGCTCGCGCAGCTTGGAGTCCAGCAGCGCGAGGGTGAGCTCGGAGCCGACCAGCGGGATGTCCTGGCGCTCGCGCAGGAGGTACGGCGTGGCGCCGATGTGGTCCTCGTGGCCGTGGGTCAGCACCAGCGCCTCGATGTCCTCGAGGCGGTCGCGGATCGAGGAGAAGTCCGGGAGGATCAGGTCGACGCCGGGCTGGTGGTCCTCGGGGAACAGCACGCCACAGTCGACGATCAGCAGGCGGCCGTCGTACTCGAAGACGGTCATGTTGCGCCCGACGTCGCCCAGGCCGCCGAGCGGGGTCACCCGAAGGCCTCCCTTGGCCAGTGCGGGCGGTGCGGACAGCTCGGGGTGGGAGTGGCTCAAGATGCGGGTCCTTACTGCAGTAGGTCGGCCGCGACCAGGGCCGCGCGCAGCGCGGCGACCTCGTCGTCGTCCAGCTCCACCAGAGGGGAGCGGACGCGCCGGTTGTCGAGTACGCCGAGGAGCTGGAGCGCTGCCTTGGCGGTGGTCGCTCCATAGTTGGCGACGCCCATCACGGCGTCGATCGCGGGGAGCATCCGCGTGAAGATCTCGAGGGCCTTGACGGCGTCGCCGGCCCGGTAGGCGTCGTGCATGGCACGCAGCTCGTTGCCCATCACGTGTCCGCACACGGACACGAAGCCGGCGGCGCCGTGCGCCAGCCAGCCGAGGTTGGCGATGTCGTCGCCGGAGTAGACGGCGTAGCCCATCTGCATGATGCGCACGCCGCGGGGCAGGTCGCCGACGGCGTCCTTGACCGCCACGACGCTCTCCCAGTCGGCCATCGCGGCGTAGGTCTCCAGGGAGATCTGGCTGCCGGTGCGACCGGGGATGTCGTAGAGCATGACCGGGAGCTCGGCGGCGTCGACGACCTGGCGGAAGTGCTGCAGGATGCCGCGCTGCCCGGGCTTGTTGTAGTAAGGCGTCACGAGCAGCACGCCGTCGGCGCCGTTGCGCCGGGCCTGCTGGGCGAGCGTGATCGAGGTGCGGGTGTCGTTGGTGCCGACACCGGCGACCAGCGTGGCGCGGTCACCGACCGCGTCCTTCACGGCGGCGAGGATCTCGCCGTCCTCCGTGGGGGTCGTCGTGGGCGACTCGCCGGTGGTGCCGGAGACGACGAGGCCGTCGTGGCCGTTGTCGACGAGGTGGCGCGCGATGCGGGCGGTGCCGTCGAGGTCGAGTGAGCCGTCGGCGTGGAACGCAGTGGCCATCGCGGTGAGGACGGTGCCGAAGGGTGCAGCCGAGGTCATGCGGGCAAGGCTATCCCCCCACGACCCGCGGGAGCGCCACCGGTCACAGGCGCGGCGCCACCTCGGCGGCCACCAGGCGCAGGTGGTCGAGGTCGGCGAGGTCGAGTACCTGCAGGTAGATCCGCTGGGCACCGGCCTGCGCGTAGGCGCCGATCTTGTCCACGACCTCCTGCGGCGTGCCGGCCAGACCGTTCTCGCGCAGCTCGGCCACCTCGCGCCCGATCGCTGCGGCGCGTCGGGCGATCTCGGCCTCGTCCTTGCCGACGCACAGCACCAGGGCGTTGGACCAGGTCATCGTCGCGGGGTCGCGCCCCAGGTCCTCACAGGCGCGGGTGACCCGC includes the following:
- a CDS encoding ribonuclease J, with amino-acid sequence MSHSHPELSAPPALAKGGLRVTPLGGLGDVGRNMTVFEYDGRLLIVDCGVLFPEDHQPGVDLILPDFSSIRDRLEDIEALVLTHGHEDHIGATPYLLRERQDIPLVGSELTLALLDSKLREHRLRQTVHHKVREGDTMTFGPFELEFVAVNHSIPDALAVAIRTGAGVVLHTGDFKMDQLPLDGRITDLRAFARLGEAGVDLFLTDSTNAETPGFTPAEKNITPVIDQVFRESSQRIIVACFASHVHRVQQVLDAAVAHNRKVAYVGRSMVRNMAIARDLGYLTVPEGVMVEAKELAHLAPERQVLISTGSQGEPMSALSRIAQRNHNFVHIEEGDTVLLASSLIPGNENAVYRVINGLARWGARVVHKGNAMVHVSGHASAGELLYCYNIVQPRNVMPVHGEIRHLLANGELAKATGVENVVIAEDGMVVDLVDGVARVTGKVDCGYVFVDGSSVGDITESDLKDRRILGEEGFVSVIVVVDSVSGKVASGPEIHARGNTFSDADFEDIKQPIIDAIDRAIADGNTDTYQLQQTVRRTIGRWVSNAHRRRPMIIPVVIEA
- the dapA gene encoding 4-hydroxy-tetrahydrodipicolinate synthase — encoded protein: MTSAAPFGTVLTAMATAFHADGSLDLDGTARIARHLVDNGHDGLVVSGTTGESPTTTPTEDGEILAAVKDAVGDRATLVAGVGTNDTRTSITLAQQARRNGADGVLLVTPYYNKPGQRGILQHFRQVVDAAELPVMLYDIPGRTGSQISLETYAAMADWESVVAVKDAVGDLPRGVRIMQMGYAVYSGDDIANLGWLAHGAAGFVSVCGHVMGNELRAMHDAYRAGDAVKALEIFTRMLPAIDAVMGVANYGATTAKAALQLLGVLDNRRVRSPLVELDDDEVAALRAALVAADLLQ